GCGGCTCGTTCCAGAAGAACTTCCTTCCGAACACTTACGATCCCAAGGCCATCTGCGGCCCGGCAGACTACGATATCCGGAATGCAATTACCATCAACGCTGTCTATACACTTCCATTCCATAGCCACAGCCGGTTCGCGAACGAGGCCCTGGGCGGCTGGCAACTGAGCCAGATTTACAACTTCCAAACAGGAACGCCCTTCTCCGTCGCTACGACGAGCGATATCGCCGGAGTGGGAGCAGGTAGCGGGGCACAACTGCTGCAGATTACTCCCGGCGCCAACCTAAAAGGCAACGGCAAGTTCTCTACTTCGTCGGGAGATAGTAACTACTGGTTCAACCCGGCGGTCTTCTCTTATGCTCCGGCCGGTACGTTCACAACACAGAAGAACCGTAATATTCTCCGCAATCCCGGCCTGGAGAACTTCAACGCTTCTCTGATGAAGCGCTTCCAAACCTTTGACAACCAGTTCCTCATCTTTCGCTTTGAAGCCTTCGACTTCCCCAACCATCCAAACTGGGCCGCAGCCGATGCGACCTTTACGAACGGAACGCCAGCGATCAATACCTTCGGCAAGGTCAACAGCAAGACCGGTCAGAGATCCATGCAGGCCAGCCTTCGTTACTCGTTCTAGCTTTGCCTCTGTTCCTTGCCGCTGGTATTACTCCAGCGGCAAGGACCTGTAGATTGTGAGACGATCTTTCACTACCAGCCCAATCCAAGAACGAAGGATATTTATTCATGCGGCATCTCCCTGCATCACCTTCCCGGTGGATCCAACTTCGTCGTCTAGCTGCCACCTGCATCGCTCTGTGGAGCATTGCTACTCCGCTCGTTGGTGCAAAAGTGCAGTCGCAGGTGGACTACACGCGCAATGTCGATCCCTTTATCGGTGTGGACTGGGGTGGAAATACGTTTGTCGGTTCCGCGATCCCTTATGGCGTGGTGAAGGTCGGCCCCGATATGCAGACCTTCGATGGCCGACGGTCAGGCTTTGGTTATTCGAGCAGCGGCGTGATTCTTGGTTTCTCGCATCTGCACCTCAGCGGCGCGCAAGGCAAATATGGAAATATTCTCGTCGCGCCCGTCACCGGTCCGCTCGACCTGAATGACATTAAGACTCCACGCACCGATGAAGTAAATCGTGTCGGCTACTATGCAGCGAAGCTCACTCGCTATCAAGTGCAGGCCGAGTTGACGAGCAGCCGCCGCGTTGGGTTTCACCGGTATACCTTCCCCGCGTCGCAGCAGTCGCATATTACGATCAACGTTGCTTCGGCGCTGAGTCTCGGGACCGACTGGCAGGCACAGAAGTTTCTCGGTGCGGAAGTCCACCTTACCTCCAATCATGAAGTGCAGGGAGTAGCACGCTTCACCGGCGGTTGGAACCGAGGCGGTGAGTATAAGGTCTACTACTACATGACGCTCGACACGCCTGCGAACGCAACGCATACGTGGAGCGGCAAAGATCTGACGACTGCCCAGGACGTAACCGTAGGCGCGAACACCCCCGTAGGCGCCTCCTTCGACTTTGCAACGAAAGCAAATCAGGTGATCCAGGCCAAGGTCGGCATCTCCTTTATCAGTGCAGAACAAGCGAAGCACAACGTGCAGCAGGAAGTTCCCGCGTGGAACTTTGCGACGGTGCGCAATGCCGCAACCGGGCTCTGGAACTCTGAACTGGCCAAGCTCAGTCTGTCAGGCGAAAGCGACTCTCAGCGCCGTCAACTCTATACCGCCATGTATCACATCATGCTGATGCCTACAGACCGTACCGGCGAGAACCCGGATTGGCAATCCAGCGAGCCCTACTACGACGACTTCTATTGCATCTGGGATACCTTCCGCACTTCAAGTCCCTTGCTCACGCTCATTTCGCCCGATCGTCAGCGCGACATCCTTCGTGCGCTCATCGACATTTATCGTCATACCGGCTACATGCCAGATGCTCGCAGTGGCAACGACAATGGACGCACCCAGGGCGGCTCCAATGCGAACGTCGTGGTGGCCGATGCCTGGGTGAAGGGGCTCAAAGGCATCGACTATGAAACCGCCTTCGCCGCGATGGTGCACGATGCGGAGGTGCCTCCAACGGATCAACAGAAAGAGGGTCGCGGAGGCCTGAAGGATTACAACGAAAAGGGATTCGTTACGCTTGCCGATGAGCGCTCCGGTTCACGCACAGCAGAGTACAGTTACGATGATTTCGCTATCTCCGAAGTCGCTTGCGGTCTGGGCAAAGCGAAGGAAGCTGCACTCTATGCCAGCCGCGCCCATAACTTTGAGCACCTCTGGGATAAAGATATGAGCGTGGAAGGCTTCAAGGGTTTTATGAGACCACGCAATCCTGATGGCAGTTGGGCTCCCCCATACCTCGTTGTGCGCGGTACCTGGCCGGACTTCTTTTACGAGGGAGATATCTGGACTTATTCCATCTACGCTCCGCAGGATATGCGCCGCCTGATCGAGATGGCCGGAGGGAACGAAGCGTTCGCCCATCGCCTCGACTGGACGTTTCTGCGTCGCCACTTCGACGTCACCAACGAACCTGGCTTTCTTCTTCCCGTGCTCTATAACTATGCGGGGCGACCCGATAAGACCGCCGACATCGTTCACATGACTTTGGAAAAAGCTTTCGCAGACAACCGTGCAGGCATTCCTGGCAATGACGATTCCGGCGCGATGTCGAGTTGGTTGATCTTCTCAACCCTCGGTCTCTTCCCAATCGCTGGTCAGGACGTCTATCTCATCAGCACACCCAGCATTCCAGATGCCTCGCTCTCTTTGGGCAACGGAAAGAAGCTGCGCATTCTTTCGAAGAACCTGGATCCCGACGGTCTCAACCGGTATGTGCAATCGGCGACACTCAACGGGGTCGATCTGCCAAACTCCTGGTTCCGGCACGCCCAGATCAAGGATGGAGCCACGCTGATTCTTACCATGGGTTCAGCCCCATCAGATTGGGGCAAGCTGATTCCTCCACCTTCGATGAGCGATACGACATCGCCCGTTTGTTCGAAAGTGCAGTCTGGAACGCCGTCGATGTAAAAGACGTTTCATTCGCCGTCATCGGTCCACGGGATGCAGCTCATCCCGCAGATCGGTGACGGCTGTGTCTGTTAACAACCCCTCAAGCCGCATGGACTTCTGTAGATACATGGGGAAATGGTGAGAACCGCAACTTCTGGAGGTACGCCCGGAAGTATCCTGTCCAAAAGAATCCTTTCATCAGGATAATCATCTATCTTGTGTACGACTGGAAGGGCGAGAGATGGCAAGCCAAACAATGATCGCAAGAGAGAGCAGCCCAATAGTGAAGAGATGCCCCAAGCCGGAGCAGGTTTGGATTGCCCTTGCACATTGCTATCGGAGGATGAGTTCGCTGATTGAGCAGAGTTTCGTCGAAAGCGGCCTAAGCCTGACCGATTTTATGATGCTGGAAGCGATCCTGCACAAGGGGCCCATGACGATTACGGAGATTCAGACGAGCGCGTTGCTCGCAACCGGGTCGATGACCGCCGCCGTGGATCGTTTGGAGTCAAAAGGCCTGCTCGCAAGGACGTTCAGTAAGAGCGACCGCCGGGCTCGCGTGCTGGAACTGACGGACGAGGGGAGAGCCGTGATTCTTCCCGCCTTTGAAAAACACAGCGCGAATCTGAAGCTTTGGATGGGCGCGCTTTCGGCGAATGAGCGTGCGGATACCTTCATCAATCTCCGAAAGCTTGAAAAGCAGTTGAAGGCAGTCGACACAAACGCACCGCAGTAGCAGTCAACACAGACTTGGCTCGCGGCACACATTTGCCTCTTGGCGAAGAAGGTTTTCGTCCTCGCGGCCCGCACCTAATCGCAACACACTCCAAAGGAGAGAATCATGAGAACTCCCATCGTAGGTCTTCACCACGTCACAGCCATCGCGTCCGATCCTCAGCGGAACCTCGACTTCTACACGCAGGTCCTTGGGCTTCGCTTCGTCAAGAAGACCGTAAACTTTGACGATCCGGAGACGTACCACTTCTACTTCGGCGACGACACGGGAACGCCGGGCACCATCCTGACCTTCTTCCCGTGGCCTGGGACGCCGCAGGGACGTCGCGGCGCTGGAGAGACCATTGCCACAGCCTTCTCGATTCCTGTTGGCTCTTTGCCTTACTGGCGGAAGCGGCTGGTCAGCAAAGGCGTCGCCACGGAAGAGAACGTCTACTTCGGCGGTGCGCACCTGAGTTTCAGCGATCCGGATGGCATGGTACTTGAACTGGTGGAGCATACGGAAGCCCAGGCAGTGGCCGCACCGCGCTACTCCGATGTGCCGGCGCAGTATGCGATCCAAGGGTTCTTCGGAACAACGCTGCTGGAACTGAGCTTGATGCGCACGGAGTCTCTGCTGAGCATGATGGGCTATCGCAAGTTGGGCGAGGAGGGAGACCGCTTCCGCTACGCACCGGATGGTGATGCACGCGGTCGCATTCTGGACATCGTCGTGGACAAGGACGCGCAGCAAGGCCGTATGGGTGCGGGCACGGTGCATCACATCGCCTTCCGCGCCAGCGATGATGCCTCGCAGTTGGATTGGAAGCAGGAGCTGGGACGGAACGTCAGCGTGACGCCCGTGCAGGACAGAACCTA
This genomic stretch from Terriglobus saanensis SP1PR4 harbors:
- a CDS encoding GH92 family glycosyl hydrolase; this encodes MRHLPASPSRWIQLRRLAATCIALWSIATPLVGAKVQSQVDYTRNVDPFIGVDWGGNTFVGSAIPYGVVKVGPDMQTFDGRRSGFGYSSSGVILGFSHLHLSGAQGKYGNILVAPVTGPLDLNDIKTPRTDEVNRVGYYAAKLTRYQVQAELTSSRRVGFHRYTFPASQQSHITINVASALSLGTDWQAQKFLGAEVHLTSNHEVQGVARFTGGWNRGGEYKVYYYMTLDTPANATHTWSGKDLTTAQDVTVGANTPVGASFDFATKANQVIQAKVGISFISAEQAKHNVQQEVPAWNFATVRNAATGLWNSELAKLSLSGESDSQRRQLYTAMYHIMLMPTDRTGENPDWQSSEPYYDDFYCIWDTFRTSSPLLTLISPDRQRDILRALIDIYRHTGYMPDARSGNDNGRTQGGSNANVVVADAWVKGLKGIDYETAFAAMVHDAEVPPTDQQKEGRGGLKDYNEKGFVTLADERSGSRTAEYSYDDFAISEVACGLGKAKEAALYASRAHNFEHLWDKDMSVEGFKGFMRPRNPDGSWAPPYLVVRGTWPDFFYEGDIWTYSIYAPQDMRRLIEMAGGNEAFAHRLDWTFLRRHFDVTNEPGFLLPVLYNYAGRPDKTADIVHMTLEKAFADNRAGIPGNDDSGAMSSWLIFSTLGLFPIAGQDVYLISTPSIPDASLSLGNGKKLRILSKNLDPDGLNRYVQSATLNGVDLPNSWFRHAQIKDGATLILTMGSAPSDWGKLIPPPSMSDTTSPVCSKVQSGTPSM
- a CDS encoding MarR family winged helix-turn-helix transcriptional regulator gives rise to the protein MSSLIEQSFVESGLSLTDFMMLEAILHKGPMTITEIQTSALLATGSMTAAVDRLESKGLLARTFSKSDRRARVLELTDEGRAVILPAFEKHSANLKLWMGALSANERADTFINLRKLEKQLKAVDTNAPQ
- a CDS encoding ring-cleaving dioxygenase, which produces MRTPIVGLHHVTAIASDPQRNLDFYTQVLGLRFVKKTVNFDDPETYHFYFGDDTGTPGTILTFFPWPGTPQGRRGAGETIATAFSIPVGSLPYWRKRLVSKGVATEENVYFGGAHLSFSDPDGMVLELVEHTEAQAVAAPRYSDVPAQYAIQGFFGTTLLELSLMRTESLLSMMGYRKLGEEGDRFRYAPDGDARGRILDIVVDKDAQQGRMGAGTVHHIAFRASDDASQLDWKQELGRNVSVTPVQDRTYFHSIYFREPGGVLFEIATDSPGFLIDEPIESLGEALRIPEWFEPQRKLIESRVQPITLHKAEKAVANESEATL